The genomic region ATTGCATGTTGCCTGTATGCCAATGGTCTTCCTTTTAACTTGGTAAGATCACCATATTGGTGGGAGATGGTGATggcaatcaataatgcaccttctATTTTCACAAGTTCTAGGTATGGAAAGGTGCGCACCACCTTATTGGCAAGAGAGAAGAATTTTGTAGACACATCATTGAAACCAATTAGAGATTCTTGGGATGAATCAGGTGTTTCTATTCTTGGGTTGAGCACCATCCGATTGGTTCTAACCATTGCAGTACAGTCTAGCtggaaagtctatcaaatggacgtgaagagtgccttcctcaatggtgatttggaggaagagatctACATGATGCAGCCTTAGGGTTTCAAGGTTGCAGGAAAAGAGCACCAAGTATGCAGATCGGTGACGACTctttatggcctcaagcaagccccCATGGCATGGTACATCAATATTGATCAATATTTGGTTGAACAGGGCTTTCAAAGAAGTCCTTCAAATCCCAACTTGTATGTCAAGAGTGTTGGTAATGACATcatttttcttgtcatctatgtcgATGATATCATCAATACTAGTAGTGGAAAACACTTGCTTGAGCAAATCAAATAGAACTTGTGTTAGGTGTTTGATATAACAGATTTAAGACTTCTGcattattgtctcggtgtagaggTTTGGAAGACAAGTGGCCACATTTTTATTTCTTAGTCGAAGTATGTTAGGAGTTTGTTGGATAAGTTCAGGATGCAAGATTGCAAACcttcatctacacctatggagaaagggctgaaacAATCAGCCAAATTAGATTTGCTTGTGTTGAATGAGTCAGCTTTCAGGCAACTAGTTGGCAGCCTTATCTACCTTACAGCCACTAGACCTGATCTTAGTTATGCTGTAAGCTAAATATTTCGTTTTATGACAACCCATAAAGTAAAATTGGGTTGCAATAAAGCGTATACTGAGATATGTGAAAGGAACACCTAACTTTGGCATTCTATACAGCAGAAGCAAAGATCCTCAGCTAATTGGTTTCACAGACTCAGGTTGGGCAGGTTTTGTTGATGACAAGAAGCCTACCTCTGGGTATGTCTTCAGTCTTGGTACAGGTGCAATCACATGGACCaggaagaagcagcaggcagtagctctttcctcgacagaagcagagtatcgagGGACTATCAAAGCAACATGTGAGGTAGTATGGCTATGAAGGATGCTTTCTGACATGAAAATGTCCCAAGTAGGTTTTTCACCCTTGttttgtgacaatcaaggggtgctgaAACTTTCCAAGAATCCAATCTTCCATGAGTGAACCAAACAtgtagagcttcattgtcatttcattagACAACTTGTTGAAGATGGAACTGTAATACCATAGTATGTTCCAACAATGGACTAGACTGCAGACATTCTCAACAAGTCTCTAGGCTCAGACAAGTTTGTAAAAtatagggggcaacttggtgtagttgataggatgaccattaagggagggtattaaagtaacTGATGtattattaatggtcatttagttaatTTTTGTTATTTAGTTAGTTTTTATTTCTGCATTAAGTTCACAATTGTTTCTTATAGAAACATCATTATGTATTTTATTATTTAAGGAGTCTTTCGTCTCTTTGTTTAATACATCAAATTACCATTTCATAGTTGATTATGTCTTTAAAATTGATTTAGTGAATAGTGCATAGAAAAAGCTTTGAATCCTTAAAACAAATCTATGTTTCATGGTTATTTCTATTTTGCCAAATTCAAGTCTGAGTACAACATCAGTCTGCTGAGTCCGATTCTGGTAACTATGGTTTGAATTGTATATCTTTCCCAGTCTCCTTTCCCAGATTGCCCTCCATATTCTTGAAATATAGTTAATGGTTTCATTGGAGTGAAGGAACCAGACTTAACAGAAAACACATGATGCAATCTGGTCTTACGTACCTATGATACGTTAGTTTTCAATTATTTGTCATTCTTCTATAGGTGTTCAAAATCTTTCAATCTTCGCACACAGAAACAGATGGCAGTACTGCTTCCATTAAAATTATAGAAACATAAATCTTACAATAAAAAAGACTTTTCCTTTCTTCCAGATTGAATGTGAGGCAAGGTTAAAGATTGGAAAAAAGTATTTACAGAAAGTCCAACAGACAAATTGATGCCATAAGTAGCAACTCCTAATGTTGCAATCTCTTCCAGCTCTTTAAGGTTGACGACCTGCAtccaaagacttgaaattttggcATGAAAATCTCAGTAGAAAAGAAAAACATTAGAAAAGCAGATTTAGCAAAGAATCTAGGAACCTTTAGCATAATTTCATGGCAAATTCCCCACTACACATGCAACCTTTAAAAAACAAACCTCAACAATGGCATCCAGTCCTAAAGCTTGTGTGTATCTTAAAATAGCTGCTGTCCCTGAGAAAGGAATGATGACAGTTCAATATCATTAGGATAGTTAAATTCACTATgaaaacaaaaatattgttaataaTGATTTGGCCCGTTACCTTTCTTGAGGACTGCATACACCAGTCTCACAGCAGAGGCTCCAGCTTCAGCAGTTTGAGCAATCTGCATTGTAAATAACTATTACTATTTCAAAGCACCCTAAAACCTTGCAGCACATAATGGATTAAACAATGAAATGAGGTGATGGACATCTAAAAAAATTCTCTACTGCACATTTAAAATGCTAGGCTTGGCTTTGATAGCCAAAGACCATATTCAAGGtcatttttttttatgtaaaaTGCTCCAAGATTATTTTTTTGTCAATCATATGTTAAAGGCGCATGCTAACAAATCTTCATTTTACAGATATAACTATGCGCAGACTTCAGGCAGTTGAGTTAAAAGTTACAGCAAACGTTTGTTATTCTCTGGAGGAATGAATCGCCGTCCCCATATCCATACAAAATTCCTATTCAAATACTGATCCTACAATTCAGGAAATCCTATAGAAACCCCTTTTTGTGTTCCTACGCTTCCCCATTCCCGTCATAGGAGATTCTGCTTGGCATAGAAATTTGAAGTTACATTACACACCTATCGACAAATCACATAAATCTAACGAATTTAGATGATCAGCATAATAGATTTCAAATGATAAGCCTCATATTAACACTATTTGTTCCAATTCCATTCGGTCTTATACCATATATCAGCTACTGCAACTATTTTCAATCTTCCTGCTTACCCTATAATGCATCAGCTTTTTAGAAGGTATTGTTAATCAGCGCTGCCATCGACTCTAGTTAGTTTGTAGCTCAAAATTATCTAATCTAAATATGAGAATGTCTGTGAGAAGTAGTATTTGTCGTTGTTGATGACCTGCAAAAAAGAGTGTCCGTCAAAGTCAATGTGGGGGTAAAGTTTCACACTTCATAACGAACCATGAGAGCAAACTGTCAATCAATTAATGGACACTCCCAGTTATTTTCAACTACAGAGTACAACTCCGATGAAAAAGACATCGTCCACACTCCAGACTGATACTCAAAAGAAGCCCAAACTCTCTCAATTACATAACAGACAATCTTCAATTTAGAGGGACTTTCATCACAATGCTACTTGAAGGCTTCCAATCAGAAAGTTCAAATGAAGATTGTGACTGGCAGCCCTTGCTATATTCAAATTGAGAAGGGGACGAATCTAATTTTGCAGGGAAGGGGATTGGATAAAGGGGAATGATAGCATAAGATTACCTGGAGTGGATGAATAATCCAATCTGCACCCATGATAGGTACCGATAATGCTGTCACCCATGAAAAACAACGACTTCGTTACGTCTCTCAAGAATTATTAGTCACTAATATGAAATGTGCATATGTCCTCGACGCTCACCTGCGGAGAGTTGATGAATGTGCGGTATTGCAATTGCATCGATGTTGGCAGCAATAGCAATGGCATCAGCTCCCCAGTTGACATACTCACTACAACGAAGGGTATCTGAAGCCACCTCCGCCTCCACCTCCACTATGATTGCAGTGAATCCTTTGAGCCTGGTATTGACGAGACGCTCCAACAGTAGAAATGGTTTTGACTTGGGTTGCACAGAGGTGAGCCTCGCCTCCAGCTGTCCACCACTTGTTTGACTAAGCTCTGCTTCCAATGCCTTCTGTTTGGCCTTCACTATCTTCTCCAGGTTATTAAAGCCATGGGGGGCTTGGCCTTGGCTTCCCTT from Cryptomeria japonica chromosome 3, Sugi_1.0, whole genome shotgun sequence harbors:
- the LOC131044887 gene encoding uncharacterized protein LOC131044887 isoform X3 — translated: MIAGVCCVMRRTCPCLYVKGSQGQAPHGFNNLEKIVKAKQKALEAELSQTSGGQLEARLTSVQPKSKPFLLLERLVNTRLKGFTAIIVEVEAEVASDTLRCSEYVNWGADAIAIAANIDAIAIPHIHQLSAALSVPIMGADWIIHPLQIAQTAEAGASAVRLVYAVLKKGTAAILRYTQALGLDAIVEVVNLKELEEIATLGVATYGINLSVGLSLPIPGFRQDIAKSLLGNIPFGCYSIVKKL
- the LOC131044887 gene encoding uncharacterized protein LOC131044887 isoform X1, with translation MIAGVCCVMRRTCPCLYVKGSQGQAPHGFNNLEKIVKAKQKALEAELSQTSGGQLEARLTSVQPKSKPFLLLERLVNTRLKGFTAIIVEVEAEVASDTLRCSEYVNWGADAIAIAANIDAIAIPHIHQLSAALSVPIMGADWIIHPLQIAQTAEAGASAVRLVYAVLKKGTAAILRYTQALGLDAIVEVVNLKELEEIATLGVATYGINLSVGLSLPIPGFRQDIAKSLLGNIPFGCYSIVGVSSAEEALEMRLAGADAVYIKQEVLERYEASGNSQETFLQNLRDSLTGDD
- the LOC131044887 gene encoding uncharacterized protein LOC131044887 isoform X2, with protein sequence MIAGVCCVMRRTCPCLYVKGSQGQAPHGFNNLEKIVKAKQKALEAELSQTSGGQLEARLTSVQPKSKPFLLLERLVNTRLKGFTAIIVEVEAEVASDTLRCSEYVNWGADAIAIAANIDAIAIPHIHQLSAALSVPIMGADWIIHPLQIAQTAEAGASAVRLVYAVLKKGTAAILRYTQALGLDAIVEVVNLKELEEIATLGVATYGINLSVGLSLPIPGFRQDIAKSLLGNIPFGCYSIVQKKL